From Deferrisoma camini S3R1, the proteins below share one genomic window:
- a CDS encoding flagellar protein FlaG: MNLQAITEVSIRGSPQSGGAQNEAIHRAQEAVAQRVEEAREEREPSPEEVAQAVEAMNGFLKANNSHIQFALHDKLKQLMVEVVDNRTQEVIKTFPPKELLDLAAKIGEMVGALLDRKG, translated from the coding sequence ATGAATTTGCAAGCGATCACAGAGGTTTCGATCCGCGGGTCGCCCCAGAGCGGGGGCGCCCAGAACGAGGCGATTCATAGGGCCCAGGAGGCCGTGGCCCAGCGGGTGGAGGAGGCGCGGGAGGAACGCGAACCCTCCCCCGAGGAGGTGGCCCAGGCCGTGGAGGCCATGAACGGGTTCTTGAAGGCCAATAACAGCCACATCCAGTTCGCCCTCCACGACAAGCTGAAGCAGCTCATGGTGGAGGTGGTGGACAACCGCACCCAGGAGGTCATCAAGACCTTCCCGCCCAAGGAGTTGCTGGACCTGGCGGCCAAGATCGGGGAGATGGTGGGGGCGTTGTTGGACAGGAAGGGCTGA
- a CDS encoding flagellin N-terminal helical domain-containing protein — MSLSINNNITSLNAWRNLKQTDFRMSKTMEKLSSGLRINRAADDPAGLVISEKMRAQLVGLDAAAKNAEKAINMVQTAEAALDQVQKLLDKMRQLTVDTLNLGVNDDAMRKANQDELDEAIQSVTRIASYTQFGTKKLLDGSLGNTTTVYATDKIDSVTFGGSNVVASMDGTFAVKLDQIAQQAVKSFTISTDLASVSTSGGLLANATFTLNGVTITGSAGKNIASVINAYKASTGVSATVSSGKLILKTTAYGDDATITLLAASGELDTANVSATDTGQDAKATVSFANGSTLAFSNTSYNDGLTVSDGNGNVITFGSWATYASNSGDTISVAGNLEANNVRFQVGANATQFVSITIGSVKASKLGTGVTNDSGYTSLSDLQTNSVLKNGSSDNIEDALKIIDKAIDQVSDLRGKLGAVQADNLQVQLDRIRIAYENLQASESTIRDTDMTLEMAQFTKYQIMMQAGTAMLAQANQIPNNILQLLR, encoded by the coding sequence ATGAGCCTCAGCATCAACAACAACATCACCTCTCTGAACGCCTGGCGAAACCTCAAGCAGACCGACTTTCGCATGTCAAAGACCATGGAGAAGCTCTCCAGCGGTCTTCGGATCAACCGCGCCGCCGACGACCCGGCCGGGCTGGTGATCAGCGAGAAGATGCGCGCCCAGCTCGTGGGTTTGGATGCCGCGGCCAAGAACGCGGAGAAGGCCATCAACATGGTGCAGACGGCCGAAGCGGCGCTCGACCAGGTGCAGAAACTCCTGGACAAAATGCGTCAACTCACGGTTGACACCCTGAACTTGGGCGTGAACGACGACGCCATGCGCAAAGCGAACCAGGACGAACTGGACGAGGCGATCCAGTCGGTAACCCGGATTGCCAGCTACACCCAGTTCGGGACCAAGAAACTGCTGGACGGTAGCCTCGGAAACACTACCACCGTGTACGCCACTGACAAGATCGATAGCGTCACTTTCGGTGGCAGCAACGTGGTGGCGAGCATGGACGGAACGTTCGCCGTGAAGCTGGACCAGATCGCCCAGCAAGCTGTGAAGTCATTCACGATTTCGACCGACCTCGCCAGTGTTAGCACATCGGGCGGCCTTTTGGCGAACGCGACTTTCACCTTGAACGGTGTGACGATCACGGGATCAGCGGGGAAAAACATCGCGTCCGTCATCAATGCTTACAAGGCTTCCACAGGCGTATCTGCGACTGTGTCGAGTGGGAAACTCATTCTGAAAACCACGGCGTACGGCGATGACGCTACGATCACCCTCCTCGCAGCCTCCGGTGAACTCGACACTGCCAACGTAAGCGCTACGGATACCGGTCAGGACGCGAAGGCTACCGTGTCGTTCGCCAACGGTAGCACGCTGGCCTTCTCGAACACCTCCTACAACGATGGCCTTACGGTTTCGGACGGCAATGGGAACGTGATCACGTTCGGCAGCTGGGCCACGTACGCTTCAAATAGCGGCGACACCATTTCGGTAGCGGGGAACCTCGAGGCCAACAATGTCCGGTTCCAAGTAGGCGCAAACGCGACCCAGTTCGTGAGCATCACGATCGGTAGCGTGAAGGCCTCGAAACTAGGCACAGGCGTCACGAACGACTCGGGATATACCTCGCTTTCCGACCTCCAGACAAACTCGGTGCTCAAGAACGGCTCCTCCGACAACATTGAAGACGCGCTCAAGATCATCGACAAGGCGATCGACCAGGTGTCGGACCTGCGTGGCAAGCTGGGAGCGGTTCAGGCCGACAACCTCCAGGTGCAGCTTGACCGCATCCGGATCGCCTACGAGAACCTGCAGGCCTCTGAGTCCACCATCCGCGACACCGACATGACGCTGGAGATGGCCCAGTTCACGAAGTACCAGATCATGATGCAGGCCGGCACGGCGATGCTGGCGCAGGCGAACCAGATCCCGAACAACATCCTCCAGCTCTTGAGGTAG
- a CDS encoding motility associated factor glycosyltransferase family protein — protein sequence MNGNSEQPLFHSTRNTWGDEYFTHINGPDFKDEPASEIYKRQYDRLLSQKNAIFVLCGTDSGLLIRHIARNFADNDSFYVFVETDELAPFVPFEQHAESAENLALCTLSELPETLKRVDVRHHFYRNAVFLVPSVCATRENTAHALLLQKLREHLDMARFNILLTSAHAPFILARLGNLADHELPLDRLDGLFEGETAVILGAGPSLDELLPWVQENRPRFTLFAVSRIAKRLGDEGILPDIVATIDPKPASYDISKEMLVYPEDRVLIYETHAYPRLISQWRGRKFFAGPRLPWEPRKDLNYGPTVAHLALWAAIRMGFRRIYLAGVDLCYGPAGKVHESASSGKAEVSATRRDVKTVQTYGGEEAETDYAFLAGIASLEKLATVAREAGSEVANLAARAAKVPGVSFVPPEKAQLPQGGAPAAERVATALPPPTPGQRKNQLQTLVAELEELIEQCRNIRRMAHRGERTIREYAGASAAKRGKVAKEFGGLCTKLQKRHGPILDSLQRLFPDLFYAYFDTKKVADDLKGKIRHDKQLLQAYMATVPHLERMLRIARDKAQHRLLELDPRACPERLVRGWLERKEPLRLHCVDPSTRQRVLGELGEPLRSKLEEACREALCDREVSPQGNFDAGEALGRAQDAFRHRNAAALKRVREALSQRPEVEAAAIDTLAAGLEAELREDGDAAVSYYQQASATEYVPVRREAKRRLAKLLLARGATREAAELLYPLCTEGGPDAPELATTMIRAGHPGLALKALVDLLERTPRDPLLWCLAGEAQEALGETGGARDAFVQALGLAPGNARASEGLRRLEENAKNFPEG from the coding sequence ATGAACGGGAACTCCGAGCAACCTCTCTTCCACTCAACCAGAAACACCTGGGGAGATGAATATTTCACCCATATCAACGGGCCGGATTTTAAAGACGAGCCAGCCAGTGAGATATACAAACGCCAATATGACCGGCTGTTGTCTCAGAAAAATGCCATTTTCGTACTCTGCGGCACCGATTCAGGGCTCTTGATTCGCCATATCGCCCGGAACTTCGCCGACAACGATTCTTTCTACGTTTTCGTCGAGACCGACGAACTCGCCCCCTTCGTGCCCTTCGAACAACACGCGGAAAGCGCAGAGAACCTGGCCCTGTGCACGCTTTCGGAGTTACCGGAGACGTTGAAGCGCGTCGACGTGCGGCACCACTTTTACCGGAACGCGGTCTTCCTCGTGCCCTCCGTCTGCGCCACACGCGAGAACACCGCGCACGCTCTGTTGTTGCAAAAACTCCGCGAGCACCTGGATATGGCGCGGTTCAACATTTTGCTCACGTCGGCCCACGCGCCATTTATCCTGGCCCGGTTGGGCAATCTTGCCGATCACGAACTTCCCTTGGACCGACTCGACGGGCTTTTCGAGGGCGAAACGGCCGTTATTTTGGGGGCGGGGCCAAGCCTCGACGAACTTCTTCCCTGGGTGCAGGAAAACAGGCCGCGCTTCACCTTGTTCGCGGTTTCGAGGATCGCAAAGCGACTGGGGGATGAGGGGATCCTCCCCGACATCGTGGCCACCATCGATCCCAAACCGGCAAGTTACGACATCAGTAAGGAGATGCTTGTTTACCCGGAGGACCGCGTTCTCATCTACGAAACCCACGCCTACCCGAGGCTTATATCTCAGTGGCGGGGGCGAAAATTTTTCGCGGGACCGCGACTACCATGGGAACCGCGGAAAGACCTCAACTACGGCCCCACGGTGGCTCATCTGGCCCTTTGGGCAGCCATCCGCATGGGATTCCGCCGGATCTATTTGGCAGGCGTCGACCTCTGCTACGGCCCCGCGGGGAAGGTTCATGAGTCGGCAAGTTCGGGAAAGGCCGAGGTTTCCGCCACCCGCAGAGACGTGAAAACCGTACAGACCTATGGCGGGGAGGAGGCGGAGACCGACTACGCGTTTCTGGCCGGGATTGCTTCGCTGGAGAAACTTGCCACGGTCGCCCGCGAAGCGGGGAGCGAGGTTGCGAACCTGGCCGCCCGAGCCGCGAAAGTCCCGGGGGTTTCGTTCGTGCCCCCCGAAAAGGCCCAACTTCCCCAAGGTGGCGCACCCGCGGCGGAACGGGTTGCCACCGCCCTTCCTCCCCCCACACCGGGACAACGCAAGAATCAACTCCAAACATTGGTGGCGGAACTCGAAGAACTCATCGAGCAGTGCCGCAACATCCGGCGCATGGCCCATCGGGGGGAGAGGACGATCCGCGAGTACGCCGGGGCGTCCGCCGCCAAACGAGGCAAGGTCGCAAAGGAGTTCGGGGGGCTGTGCACGAAGCTCCAAAAAAGGCACGGCCCCATCCTGGACAGCCTCCAACGGCTGTTCCCCGATCTGTTCTACGCCTATTTCGACACCAAGAAGGTGGCGGACGACCTCAAGGGGAAAATCCGACACGACAAACAACTGCTCCAAGCTTACATGGCCACCGTGCCTCATCTGGAGCGGATGCTCAGGATCGCCCGCGACAAGGCACAACACCGCCTCCTCGAGCTCGACCCTCGGGCCTGTCCCGAGCGGCTCGTGCGTGGATGGCTCGAGCGCAAAGAACCTTTACGGTTGCACTGCGTCGATCCGTCCACCCGCCAGCGGGTGCTAGGGGAACTGGGGGAACCCCTGCGGAGCAAACTGGAAGAGGCGTGCCGTGAGGCCCTCTGCGATCGAGAGGTGAGTCCCCAGGGGAACTTCGACGCCGGGGAGGCCCTGGGCCGGGCCCAGGACGCCTTTCGCCATCGCAACGCGGCGGCCCTGAAACGGGTCCGAGAGGCGCTCAGCCAACGCCCCGAAGTCGAGGCGGCCGCGATCGACACCCTCGCCGCCGGGCTCGAAGCGGAACTCCGGGAAGATGGTGACGCTGCGGTTTCCTACTACCAACAAGCCTCCGCCACCGAGTACGTCCCGGTTCGACGAGAGGCCAAGCGGCGCCTGGCGAAACTCCTACTGGCCCGTGGAGCAACTAGGGAAGCCGCGGAACTTTTGTACCCGCTGTGCACCGAGGGCGGCCCCGATGCGCCGGAGCTCGCCACCACGATGATCCGGGCCGGACACCCGGGCCTCGCCCTCAAAGCCCTCGTGGACCTTTTGGAACGGACACCCCGCGATCCGCTCCTTTGGTGCCTCGCCGGCGAGGCCCAGGAAGCACTCGGCGAAACCGGTGGGGCCCGTGACGCTTTCGTGCAGGCCCTCGGGCTCGCACCTGGGAACGCCCGAGCCAGTGAGGGGTTGCGCCGCCTGGAGGAAAACGCGAAAAATTTTCCGGAGGGCTAA